The following nucleotide sequence is from Leopardus geoffroyi isolate Oge1 chromosome D4, O.geoffroyi_Oge1_pat1.0, whole genome shotgun sequence.
ACGAGATCGTGGGGCCCCTCTACTATACCTTTGCCACCGACCCCAACAGCGAGTGGAAAGGTAAAAGGCCTCTTGGCTGCCCACATCCCTCATGCGGCTCCCTAGAGAGAGGGGCCCAGGAAAGCCTGGCTAATGGGCCTCAGGCGCTGCGACTCGCGCCCCACCTCTGggcctcttcttccctctgtcaGAGGTGAGAGGTTAGCCTGGATCATCTCTGAGGTCCTTTCCAGTTCAGGCCTTCTAGGATGTGGGGAGTGTGTTGAGCTCTCAGCGCGGGTAACGGAAGTTCTGATAAAGGAGATGACCGGTACATTCCGGAAGCTGAATGACTGACAAGGCATGTAATCAGTTACTAAGTGAAATGCACAGTGTTGCCCGAAGGTGTGAGAAGAAAGACGTGGTGTCCTTAGTCTGGGGGCGGAGCGTGGTCAAGGATAGAGGAGGGCCCCGGGCCGGACCAGGAGGGTGGGCGGCCCAGAGGAGCTCAGAGGCAAAGGGGGAGACATCGTGCACGGGAGAGGTGGGGTGCGACGCGGGAGGGCATCAGTTCCCTTGCagctgcctccccttcccccacccatcgCCAGAGCACGCCGAGGCAGACACCTTTTTCTGCTTTACCAACCTCATGGCTGAGATCCGGGACAACTTCATCAAGAGCCTGGACGACTCACAATGTGGCATCACCTACAAGATGGAAAAGGTGTACTCCACCTTGAAGGATAAAGACATGGAACTCTACCTGAAACTGGTGAGGACCACGGGGCCAAGGCAGACGGACGGGAAGGGGCACAGATAGCAGGCCTCCTCAGCACCCCAGGCCCGGGGCAAGTTCTGGCTTGAGTCCGGGAATGGAGAGTGGCTGCTCCCGCTGGGGAGAGCTGGCCTGAAAGCTGGGGCTCGACCGGGAGACCGAGGCGGCAGTTGACGTGGGAACCTAGCAGGCTGGGCACGAAGAGGAAGTTGATAGGGTGCCTGTCGTGGGCCAGGCATGATGCAGTGTGTTCACTGTAGACTGAATGACTTTAGCTTGGTGGCAGTCCTCTGAGAAACAAAGTGcaagcttcatttttatttttatttatttatttttaagacgttcatttatttttgagagggaagacacaagcgggggggggggggggcggagagggcagagagagagagggagacagaggatccgaagcagggtctgtgctgacagcagtgagcctgatgtggggctcgaacccacggaccgcgagatcatgacctgagtcgaagtgggacgctcaactgactgagccacccaggcgcctctgaacttcatttaaaaaaaatttttttttttttttttttggggggcgcctgggtggctcagtcagttaagcgtcccacttcggctcaggtcatgatctcacggtccgtgagttcgagccctgagtcaggctctgtgctgacagctcagagcctggagcctgcttcagattctgtgtctccctctctctctgaccctcccccattcatgctctgtctctctctgtctcaaaaataaataaaacatttaaaaaaaaaaatttttttttaatgtttatttttgagagagagacagaatgtgagcaggggaggggcagagagagagggagatacagaatccgaagcaggcttcagactctgacccgtcagcacagagctgtatgTGGGACGTgagatctcacgaaccatgagatcatgacctgagccgaagtgggacgcttaactgactgaaccacccaggcgcccctgaacttcatttttaaaaattaaaaatgatctaAAAAGTTCTTGGAGTGTCATTCcctatttatttcagaaaacagttttgtgaaaagaaactatataaaaacaattttgtgaacaagaaaatacatataaacagaTCCCTTTAAACAGATTTGgaattatgtttttgttattttgtaacATGGTTTTTCAGTTAGTAATACTCACTGGCTGACCAGACGGCTCATCTCTATGGGGAGTAATTGTCTTACAAGGTGTTGTACggagagtaaataaatgaaataatatacttCACATGTGAAGCACAAGGCTGGGCTTATCATAAGTGCCCCATAATAGTCTGTCTGTCCATAAATCCAGGGTTATAATCcatactgcatttaaaaaaaattttttttattatttatttttgagagagacagagacagaatgcaagtgagttggggcagagagagggagacacagaatctgaagcaggctccaggctccgagctgtcagcacagagcctggtgcggagcttgaactcgcaagctgtgagatcatgacctgagctgaagtcggacgcccaaccgactgagccacccaggcgcccccatactgcattttaaaagaatctgaGCCATTTGTAAATCTAGAGAGCTTACATAAAAGCACGGATTTCTGGCTCCTCTTGAAAAATCGAAGATCTGACAGCACTGGCCGGCCACAACAGCAGCCGTCCCTCTGGTCGAGCCCGGCTCTGCGGGCGGCCCCAGTGCcgttcccccccgccccccagcatgCCCGGCGCAGACGCGCGGCCAGTCTGATAGGCCACATGACACTGCACGGCAGCTGACCGCCATGCCCACGCCTTGTCTCCCCAGCAAGAGCAGAACATCAAGCCCCAGTTCTTTGCCTTCCGCTGGCTGACACTGCTGCTGTCCCAGGAGTTCTTGCTGCCTGACGTCATCCGTATCTGGGACTCCCTCTTCGCCGACGACAACCGCTTCGACTTCCTCCTCCTGGTGTGCTGTGCCATGCTCATGTGAGTAGACCGCGAGTGGAGGGCCGGGGCTGCTCGTGGGGAGTGAGCCTCTGGATTTCTTGGGCGGGTGTCAAACTGCGGGTGGTAAGGCGGGAGCAGGAAGGGGCCTGTTGGGCCCGCGCTCGGTGGCCCAGGGCTCTAGCGCTTTGctgctgtgttctttttttttttttttttaaagtttatttattttgagagcgagagcgagcatgtatgcgcatgagcaggtgaggggcagagagagggagagaagtagagagagagggagagagggagaatcccaagcaggctctgtgctgtgagcgcagagcctgactcagggcctgatctcaccaacggtgagattacgacctgagctgaaatcaagagtcagtcgcttaactgagccgcccaggcgcccctctgcttgTTTTCCTTAGACTGATCCGGGAGCAGCTGCTGGAAGGGGACTTCACCGTAAACATGCGGCTCCTGCAGGTAATGGGGTTCAGGGGGCCCAGCTCAGGCTCTGGTCGTGAGGCAGGTACTTACCAAGCACCCACCGCTGCCAGCCGCTGTTTCAGGCTGGGGTCAGGAACAGGGCAGAAGAGTCCAGACTCCTGAGGCAGATCTGGGTTaggatctgggtttgaattctggtcCTGCCACTTGAGTGGTGTCGCCTTGAATGAATGACTTGGCGTCCCCAACCCAGATGTTCTACCTGAGTTCATCTTACCCGGGGCCCGGCGGCGCCCGGTACATTGTGGTGCTTGTTGGTGAAAGTGCTGAGACCTGGGGGAGGAGGTTGGGGCGCAGTGGTTCAGAACGTAGGCTCAAGAGTAAACAGCTCTGGGTTCACATCTTTATTCTGCTGTGGTAGTCATGTGACCCGAGCCAAGCGAtcacctctccaggcctcagtgtcTCCAGTGCCTGGCCTGGGGTTGGTTTTCAGTAATTTGACCAGGTCTGTAAAATGGACACAGTCACAGTAACTTTCTCACCAGACTGACGAGGTGACCCACTGAGCTAATGCATGAGCAGCATCTGGTCCACGACCAGGCTCGGGATGAACGGTGCTTGGGGTTTGATggcaggaggcggggggggggggggggggagggtggcctGAGTCCTAAGGAAGGGGCTGTGGCACTGGTCGGTGCTGATTGGGTCGGGTAAGCTAGTGCTGCAGCGGGTGTAGCGTTAGCAAAGGTTTGGGCGACATGCAGGTGTCTTTGGCCTGTGGCCCCTGTCCCTCCGGCCCGGGGCCCAGCATGGTGACAGGGCCCAGTGGGAAGGAAGGGCATGCAGTGGTGAAAGGTGAGCTGACTTAAGAGGCATGTTGTTGACCTTTCCCCTACCCAGGATTACCCCATCACAGATGTCTGCCAGATCCTTCAGAAAGCCAAGGAACTCCAAGACTCCAAGTAGCCTCCTGGCAAGAGGCCCAGGTTTGGGAGAGAAGACACCGACCCCTGTGCCCTGGCTTCTGGGACACGCAGAAGCCTGTGGGATCCCAGCCAGCCTGAGGGGAAACTGCGGGATTGGCCCACTCCAGGCCTCCTCACCCGGCTCCCTCCCCCTCGGCCGCTCCCGCTGGGGGCACACTGTGCCATGTTCCTTCCTAACCATGCAGCCCTagctctctccctgctcttcatCCTGGGGACCTTTTGCCCAGGCTGCCGAGCAAGGCTGGAGCTCATGGGGTGGTTTTCCGGGGCTGGGGCACATTGGGGGCACTGGGGGCCGGCAAGggtccttccctgcctctgctcGGCTGCTCCCTTCCTGTTCTCCTGCTCTGGTCTTCTGGGCTCTGGTCTCGGGAGGTGCTTGGCAAATGAGCCAGAAACCACTTCTTCTGGGGGTTGGTGCTTAGGCTTCTCCATGGGGAAGGTGACACTGTGAAGGAGCTAAGAAGCTGCCAGGCCCAGGTCaaactctctgtccctctccccgcGAGTGTGTTTCTGTCTGTAGTCCTGGGTGggcgtgtgtgtgtctcttcaTCTCCCGGGTGTCTGCTGCtcctgtgtggtgtgtgtgtgtgtgtgtccatgtgtatgtgaggggggtggggtgtcTTTGGTCCCTCGAGggctctttctcctccccttctccctctgcctctttcacAGAGGGGGTGTGTGACTCACTCtcgctctgtctgcccctctgtcgttcttcctctgtctttctctcttgggGTGCCTTATCCCCagctcttccccttcctcccctccacgAACCCCAGAAACAGAATGAGGAGTCTGGCTCAGCAAAATCCCTGGGGGTCAACCTTGGCCTTTGCACCCTGTTCACATTCCCAGCCCTGGGCCCCCAGGTCGCACAGACGGGGAGGGAGTCCACAGTGCCTCAGCGCAGGGTCCTGAATTGACTCCCAACAGAAATCTTGGAAACCAAAAGCTGAGAAATGATGGCCCGCAAGGCTTTGGGCCCCTTACCCTCCTTTCTGCCCaggggatggaggaaggagaagagggagagctgGGGCTTCCAGAGATTCCCCCAAAAGGCCCTTCTCTCCCAGAGGAAAAGGACCTGAAAGCGATCGTGTACCAGGGGTTGGGATCCAAGTGTTTCAGAAGAGTCGTCATTCTTGTGGCTCCCAGGTCCTAGCCCAGGGCAGTGAGTCCCATAAAGGGCAAGTGGGACCAATGGGAGTCTCCCTGGGCCAGGTGTAGCTGAGCTTAAAGGCCCTGGATCCTCTTGGTGCCAGGAGAGCCATGTCTCCCCCAGGCAGGCTGAAGGAGGTGCTGGCCCTTCCCTGGTCACCTGCTTGGGCTGTTCCCAGGATCTGGGGCAGGGACACTCGGAGCAGGAGCAGCTGGCTACTCTTGCCGCGGGGCTGTGGGAGGAGTGGGCACGTTCTGACCAAGGCCCGCCCTCCTGTGAGGAGACAGGTGGTTTGGATCTGGAAGGCTGGGCGATACAGCAAGCGGCCTCCGCCTCAGACTGGCCAGCAGTGGCCCTTTTGTCCCCAAAGCCTTCCCGAGTCTGGCAGCCAGGACTTTGTGCTGCCTTCCCGGGCCCGGCTGTGGGGCCCAGGAAGAGCTGTCCCCAAGTGGCTCCTGTACCAGGCTGTACCTTGGATGCTGCTGGGACTTTACGCACTTGCCTTTTTGCCGCCACCCCTCCCAACATACAGTACTTGGGagatttttttactgtatttattcagACTCCTAGTTATTTATTGCAGACTGGCAAGTGCTTGGTTTGGGGATGAAGGGTGGGGCTGGGAAAGTATACAAGCAGTTGGAGGTCTTCCTGACCTTCCAAGGTCAGAGTCAGCATCCTCTCCACCTGTCTGTGGGATCTTCCTGGTTTTCCAGCAGGTTCTGGCTGGGAGGGCTCTGAGCTCTGTACTGCAACTGAGTGTAAGGGATACAACAGGGTGGGTGTCGTCTCCAGACTGCAAGACCCCAGCATGGCACAGAGACCCTGCTTCCCACCAGCCTGGCTCAGCCTCTTCCCAGAACTGGTCAGCTGGTGGTTCAGTTCCAACTTTGAGCCCTTCACAGCCTGAGGCTTGGGCCACAGCCTGGGGCCCAGCAGCCTGCTCAGGACACCTGATGCATTCCCTCTTGCCTGTCCCCCGCCTACCCTCCTGGGGCCATACTACTTGAGTCGCTGCGTCTGATTTGCCTCAGTGGCAGACTTAGGTCCAGTGCTCTTTCCTTGACCTTGGGATGAGGATCGGGAGCACAGGGACCATGTCCAGATTACACGGCGCTCCCCAGCGGGATACTGCCTGAGGAAGGGACAGGCCCTTGGTGATTTCCCCTCCCCAGATTCTCAAGGGAGGTGCCTTGAGAGCCAGCATGCCCAGGGCTTCCTGGTTGGGAGCTGCCCCCAGGACTTTGGACACTTAGAGATTGGGCTGTAAGAATTCTGCAGGTCTCACTCCAGGGTCAGAATGGaagtctgcttttgttttttcatctgttttattcctTGAATCAATGCTGTTGATGACAAGTTGTCTTTAATAAATCATGTGTTCTTTGCATTGGGCATTGGTGCTGTGACGGGCTGACACCTTTGAGACCTCAGGGGAAATCTGAGTGGGGGTGGAGCAAGAGGCTCTTGAAAGTGGGCAGAGAACAAGGCCAGGAACCTCTCGTTGGAAGAGTCCGTTCAAGTCTTGTAGTTCAACCACCTGCAGTTTGTCGCTGACGAAAAGGCGGGGTGCCAGGGAAGGGGTTACTGCACAGTGGATGACACAGCAAGTTCTTTTTGAGGTTGACAAAACctcaataaataattcataaCCACAATCTAGAGACATCACTGGGAGCACGTTTGTCTTTGCTACATTGTCATTTTCTGATAGTTTTGTGTACCCTCTCCCCTCTCATGTTAGGTGGTAAGCAAGTTGctgtatgattttaaaatgtatttgtgggCTATAGAGTATTCTAGTATGCTAAACATGTCTGAAACCCCTATATTTTGCTTATTCCAGCCTCCATTACGAGTAATACTGTGGGGAAGTTTTCCTGTTTAAACTCCTTGCACTCCCCATTCATTTCCCCAGCTCTGTCCTCTAAGTGGGTTGAAAGGTATGAACCTTTTTTAGGCGTTTATACATACAAACTGCCCTCGGGAATCGCCAGTTTCTGTTCCAACCAGCTGTTAGCGTCAGCCGCCTGCATCCTTGTCCTGTCCCGGGCTGTTAAAACACTTGCCAGTGTCCTAGGACTCCTGACTTACGGTGTAATGGTTGGGAGGGTAGGTTTTGGTGTCAGGCAGACCTGGGGTCATGGCCCTGTTTCCTTGTTCTGCCAACTAGGAGCTTCCTCTCGTGAAGATTAAGTCACTTCGCGACAGAAGCTGCCTGACACTTCCTAGGCGCTAAGTGGGAGCTCCTGCGGCTCGCGCGGAGGAGGGTCCCTCGAGGCAGCCCTGGGagggagcggggcggggcggagccgGGCGGCGGCAGCCAGTCGCGAGCCAGGGGAGAGGTGACACGtgccaccaccccccgccccccccccccccccccgcctcctgtGCGCGTCTTAAAAGGGCAAAGAAAGGACGCCGGGGCTTACGCTACGCGCCGGTCTGGCCCGCTCTGTTGGGGTCCCCTGTTCCTCGAAACGTTTGTGAGTGGACGCGACGGGCATCGCACCCCTCCCTCACGCCCCTACCCGGCCCCGCCGTGGGCCCCGCAGGCCGGCGCGGCCCCTTTAAGAGGCTCGCGGGTCGGCCGCCGGAGGTCGTGGGGTGCCCCTTGCGCCGCGGGCCGCGCTCCCCGCCATGCGGGCGCTGCGGGCTGGCCTGACCCTGGCGCTGGGCGCGGGGCTGGGCGCGGCGGCCGAGGGctggcggtggcggcggcgggcggACGCGAGGGCGGCGCCGGGGCTCCTGGGCCGGCTGCCCGTGCTGCCCGTGGCGGCGGCGGCCGAGCTGCCCGCGGTGCCCGCGAAGCCCGGGACCCCGGCGGGCGGCGGCCCCGGCGAGCTGGCCAAGTACGGGCTGCCGGGGCTGGCGCAGCTCAAGAGCCGCGAGTCGTACGTGCTGTGCTACGACCCGCGCACCCGCTGCGCGCTCTGGGTGGTCGAGCAGCTGCGGCCCGAGCGGCTCTTCGGCGACGGCGACCGCCGCTCTTGCGACTTCCGCGAGGACGACTCGGTGCACGCGTACCACCGCGCCACCAACGCCGACTACCGCGGCAGCGGCTTCGACCGCGGCCAcctcgccgccgccgccaacCACCGCTGGAGCCAGAAGGCCATGGACGACACCTTCTACCTGAGCAACGTCGCGCCCCAGGTAGCGCCCGCGCCCCGACCCGCGCTAGCCTCGCCTCTCGAGCGGGGGGGAGCTGCCGAGTGCGCGCTCGGCTCAGGCGCCTGGCTGCTCACCCCGCGCGCCCCAGGCGGGAGGCACCGAGCACGGGGGCGCCCAGCACCCGCTCTGCAGTCTGACCCTAACTGTGGGCCTCTGGGCAACTCCCTGGGCTTCGGTTTTCTCGCAGTAGCGCCGAGGAACCGAAGACAGTGCAAACAAGAGTATTGAGCACGCTTCCTGGTCCATGGCAAGCAGTACTATCTgtaatgagggaactgaggcacagagaggcaaagcGACTGGCCCACTGTCACACAGCAGGAGACCCTGGCAGTCTGTCTGGAGGAACCTGGGTTTTCAGCCATTGTCCCTACCCTGCCAGCCTTACAGGAGTCTAAGGAAAATAACTAGCATAGTCAGCGGTTAGCAGTCACTGTGTGCCCTGCCTCTAGGCCTGTTCCCAGCGGGGCCTGGAGACTTGACCTGGGGCTCTGCGTGAAGCCTCTGGGGTCTGAGCCTCccttctgacttctgctctttTAGGGCCGCAGTCCCCTGCTCATTTAGGACATTGGAGAGCTCAAGGGACGGAGTCAGGAGCAATCCATGACTTCCAGCCAGGCTTTGCATGTGGTTCAAAGGAGCGGGTAGGGTTGGAGAACTGGCcttcccaggagcccctggggacTGGCCGGGAGGCTTGTTTCTCTGAAGAGGGAGAAGTGCCCCTTTCCTTAGCAGAGCCCTTTGCAGCTGAGAAGCATTTCTGATCCTGGGATGCTGGTTGTCCCATTCCAGACGGGGGCaggctgcccccccacccccacccctcgcccaGCTCTCTCTGGCTCCACCCTCATGGCCAGGTGGCCTCAAGGAATCTCTCCTTCCTTGAACCTCGTTTTCCTCAGCATGCTTGCCCACCCCACTCCCCGCTGGACTGTCCCAGCCTGGTGTCAGTTCCTGCCCTCTGACAGTGGGGGAAGGGCCCCAGCCCCTGAGCCCCACGTCtccaaccaggtgccccacctcaACCAGAATGCTTGGAACAACCTGGAAAAGTACAGCCGCAGCTTGACCCGCACCTACCAAAATGTCTATGTGTGCACAGGGCCGCTCTTCCTGCCCAGGTAAGGCTAGAGctggagtgggggctggggatgCCAGGGCCTCCCGTTCCCTAGAGGCCCCTTCCTGCCACTCTCACCGTTCAGGCTTGCCTCAGTCCCTGGGTCCACACTCAGTGCCAGGTCACGTTATCTGGTTTCTTCACAAGCCTGTCCGTTCCCTACTTTAGGCCCCCTAATTCCACTTCTACAGCCGGAGACCTGTCGGGTACCCACCTAGACCGTGTCTCCTCTGTGCATGGCACCAGGCCCCAAATctgcctctgttcctctctcctaCCTCACCTCTTGCCATGCGCACCCGACTCCGTTCTACCCAGATAGAAAAGCCTTCGTCAGGTCAGGCTCTTGCCTTCGGTCTCCTCTGCTTGGAACaatcctcctcaccctcctcagcCTGGAGCCAGGGTTAGaactccctctccctgaccctgagCCTCCAGTCTGGGCCCTCTGtagccctgcctcccaggtggAAGGGACTGAGCTCCTCTGGGCATGCTCAGTGATTTTCCTGGCCTACTGAAGATCGAGATAGAGGCAAAAGGTTACGGCAAGGCCCACAGGCCTGAAAAGGAATCCAGGGCCTATCACCTGATCTCTAGACGAGTGGGCAAGTGACTTCAATATcctctcctgtaaaatggggataatagccaCTACCTACCTCGTGGTTGCTTAGGAgtcaaagggggggggggggggatggttaCTGCAAGTGCCTTCGACGGCCTGCTGACACGGGGAAGACCGGAAGTCACCCGGCCAGTGTTCCGGACACCAGTGCCTGTGCTGGCACGGGGGATTCAGGGCTCATGGGCCTTGCCCACTTGGTGCTCGCCCTCCGCAGGGGTAGGTAGAGCGTAAGCACGTGTCTGCAGGAGCGAAGGTGAATGTCCACAAGGCCCGATTCTCTGAGTAACGTTTACTGTTGTCACCCGCCCTGCCTGACCCAGTGCTGGGCACGACGAAAACAGGGTAGGAGAGTGTTCACCCTGCAGGGAGATCCCAGCCTCCTGGGGAGCCAAGAAGGGCACGGAAGCCTCGCGCTGAGGTGGCAGTCCTACAGGCTGACACAAGTTGGAAGTCAGGTCAGGGCAGCAGCCGTGGGTCCGACCAGACGCCCTGGGAGCCCTGAAAGGCCATGTGTGCCCGGCTCTGCCCGCAGGACGGAGGCTGACGGGAAGTCCTATGTGAAGTATCAGGTCATCGGGAAGAACCATGTGGCGGTGCCCACCCACTTCTTCAAGGTGCTGATCCTGGAGGCCGCAGGCGGGCAAATCGAACTCCGCTCCTACGTGATGCCCAACGCTCCCGTGGACGAGGCGGTTCCGCTCGAGCGCTTCCTGGTGCCCATCGAGAGCATTGAGCGGGCCTCGGGGCTGCTCTTCGTGCCAAATATTCTGGCACGGGCAGGCAGCCTAAAGGCCGTCACTGCAGGCAGCAAGTGAAGGCCACAGCCCTGCCAGACTGCGGGGGCGGGGCTGCATTAAAGGTGGTGATTTCTGGAGACAAGTCACGGCTGCGTCTGTCCTGGGGGAACCCCAGGAACCTCTGGCTTCCCTGCTGCTGCTTTGCTGTCGTAGGCCTGACGGGCCCCCGCCTGGGTGAGGCCAGGCTGCAGGGCGGCCAGGGAAATGAGGATGGCTTCCTGGAGAGGAAAGCAACAGGCTGGGGCCCGGGAGGCCCCCAGCCTCGCAGTGCCCAACCCCCCAGGGCCTGCTGCCCTCAGCAGAGCCCGGAGGAAGTTCAGAGCAGGCTCAGCTTCACCCTGCTGATCTGACCCCGGCTGGCTGCATGCCCCACCAGGGAAGGGCCttgcctctctgttcctcagtgtCTCCCTCTAAAGAGAGGATGGTCAGAATAATACCTGCCTCCCAGGGTCAGGATTAGCGGAGGCGACAGGCAGTTCTCAGCCCCTGGTacagggtgggtgtggggggttCCTGCTGGGAGGGTGTGGCCCCTGCAGGACCCCTGGGGACAGACTGGGGCGGTCCACCTGTGTACTACCCACCCTTTGACAGTAATGGAAGCCAAGTGCCTACAGTGTGCTGCCTGTGCTGGCCTCACAAGTGGGCCCACGGGTTCCACGGATGCTCAGGACTGAGGCTCCCAGAGCTAGCTACACACTGTGCCCCACAGGACTGAGGTGCCAGTGAGGCCCAGTGGGAAGGACCGCCCTGCCCACCACCGTCACGCGTGAGGAAGTGCAACACAGAGAGTACAGCTGGGGAAACCcaggcccagggtgggggtggccagGGTCTCCTGGGTCACCCAGCCTGGGAGCAGCTGGAGGGCCACGAGCACCCAGGGTTCTTGACTGCTGGAATCTGCTGTGGTCAGAGACTGAGGTAGTGAGGAACCCATCTCCAGGGCAGGCTGGCTCGAGACAGCCTTGAGCAGGGTGGGCGGGGGAGAGCCGCACTCCCGTTGGGCACACCCCTGGCTGGTGGCAGAACCTGGAGGACGGCCTGGGGCTAGAGCGGGGAGGCAGACGGGCTCAGCGGGCTCACCTCGGTGCGGATGGTGCGGCTGCCCTGGCCGGGGCACGTGTTGACATACAGATCAAAGAGGACGCTGGGTTCAGCCACCTCCAGGTTGGGGTCCGCGTCCACTCCAGCTTCCAGCCCCTGGAGGCCCCCAAACACCACGAGAGCATGCCTGTGCCCATAAGAGGGGATCAGTGACTGCTCGCTGAGGCCACATTGCATGCAGCTCCCCAGAGCACTCAGTCCCCACCTCCTGGTATGCAGTAGGGGCTCAGCCCGTAGAGCTCTGCAcgtcaaccccccccccccccagactgtTTCCAGCTcgttcctccttccccagcccctgccccaggctaTACCCACCTGAAGCTGGGAAGCTGGGCAGATGCCACATCTGAGCCTCTCTCTGATGTCCCAATGGTCAGATCATACCCGTCCTGGAAGGGAGCCTCAGCAAACACGGCACCTGGGGGACAGACCCACATAGCCACTTagctatgtatatatgtatacctgggggagggatggagaagggGACTCAGGCAAGGGAGGCACACCCAGGCCCTCCACTGTTCCTGGGAAGTCCAGGAGACCATGCCTGTGCTAGACTGCGGAAACcaagtggagggtggggaggaaggagctcTCAGAACTCCTATCTGTCCTTATGTCCTATTTCCAGCCCCACGGCAGACATTACTAGTTGATCACAATCCTTTCTCTCAGAGGTCCTTCACAATATTCCAGGCAGCATACTCAGGGAgatggaggcccagagaaggaaaggcatttgcctaaggtcacacagtaaggTGGTAGGACAAAGCCCCTAGTCTGCCTTTTGGGTCAGGCAAGGCTCTCTGTAGCCTCCCAGAGAGAGGCCAGATATTCAAAGGAGGAAACTCCGTCCTTACTGAGGCAGGAAGCCAGCCGGACTGTGTAGCCCCAGTAGAGACCAGCTTTGGTGCGAGGGTCCTGCGAAGACACGACTTTCCCCCGGTAGGTCTTGCTTTCTGCAGATGAAGCAGAGAGGCTGTGAAGATGGGGTGAGGGACAAGGAGGTGGAAGGAGGCGGCTCCGAGCCCAAATGCTGGCCAAGCTGGGAAGCTTCCAGATACCTGGGAGCTGCTTCTGGTTCAGCTGCACGGTCACCCGAAGTCCGGGCTCCAAGTTCTTGTCAATCTTCACCTCCTAGGGAGAAGCCAGGAGAAATGGGTGCTATTCCCCACAGGACCAGCAGGGGTCACTGCTCTCCCCGATGTGGGGaaatgggggcaggggctggccaGGTACCTAAGTGGACGGGTCCAGGTCAACCTCCATCCCCTTTCTCTGGCACCTGCGCCAGACCTGCTCACAAGAGACCATTCATGCAAGATGACTACCCCAGGGCACTGGGCAGAGATGAATGCtctgggcctggcacagagtaggcagtGTTTCGTGAGATGAGATCCCAGCCTTTGCTTTGAACAGAAGTGGCcatgccacttactagctgtagcAGTTTGAGCGGGCCAcatagcctctctgagcctcgctcTCTTCATCTGTCAATCAGGAAACTCTCCATAAACAGCAGCTACTGCTATACTGCCCAGGGCCG
It contains:
- the TBC1D13 gene encoding TBC1 domain family member 13 isoform X2 — protein: MIIQPGIAKANMGVSREDVTFEDHPLNPNPDSRWNTYFKDNEVLLQIDKDVRRLCPDISFFQRATEYPCLLILDPQNEFETLRKRVEQTTLKSQTVARNRSGVTNMCSPHKNSTPSSLNEYEVLPNGCEAHWEVVERILFIYAKLNPGIAYVQGMNEIVGPLYYTFATDPNSEWKEHAEADTFFCFTNLMAEIRDNFIKSLDDSQCGITYKMEKVYSTLKDKDMELYLKLQEQNIKPQFFAFRWLTLLLSQEFLLPDVIRIWDSLFADDNRFDFLLLVCCAMLILIREQLLEGDFTVNMRLLQDYPITDVCQILQKAKELQDSK
- the SPOUT1 gene encoding putative methyltransferase C9orf114 homolog isoform X2, encoding MKKLERQRAQEEQAKRQQEEEAAAQREDQGRPYTLSVALPGSILDNAQSPELRTYLAGQIARACTIFCVDEIVVFDEEGQDAKTVEGEFRGVGKKGQACVQLARILQYLECPQYLRKAFFPKHQDLQFAGLLNPLDSPHHMRQDEESEFREGIVVDRPTRPGHGSFVNCGMKKEVKIDKNLEPGLRVTVQLNQKQLPESKTYRGKVVSSQDPRTKAGLYWGYTVRLASCLSAVFAEAPFQDGYDLTIGTSERGSDVASAQLPSFRHALVVFGGLQGLEAGVDADPNLEVAEPSVLFDLYVNTCPGQGSRTIRTEEAILISLAALQPGLTQAGARQAYDSKAAAGKPEVPGVPPGQTQP
- the ENDOG gene encoding endonuclease G, mitochondrial, which gives rise to MRALRAGLTLALGAGLGAAAEGWRWRRRADARAAPGLLGRLPVLPVAAAAELPAVPAKPGTPAGGGPGELAKYGLPGLAQLKSRESYVLCYDPRTRCALWVVEQLRPERLFGDGDRRSCDFREDDSVHAYHRATNADYRGSGFDRGHLAAAANHRWSQKAMDDTFYLSNVAPQVPHLNQNAWNNLEKYSRSLTRTYQNVYVCTGPLFLPRTEADGKSYVKYQVIGKNHVAVPTHFFKVLILEAAGGQIELRSYVMPNAPVDEAVPLERFLVPIESIERASGLLFVPNILARAGSLKAVTAGSK